The Pyrus communis chromosome 5, drPyrComm1.1, whole genome shotgun sequence region ATATGGAGTTGATAGGCCAACAATGGGGGATGTTATGTGGAATTTGGAGTATGCTCTTCAACTACAAGAGGCTTCTACACAGAGCTTTTCTTCCGAAAACAGTGCGAACTACATTCCGGATATGCCAGAATGGCTTCAAGAAATTCGAAATggcaatggtggtggtggtgagggAATTAGCGATCAAGAATCTGATGCAACTTCAAGTGCAGTATTTTCAGAGTTAATGGATCCAAGGGGGAGATAGTTATGGAAAGTGTAGCCTCTCATTGATTACATACATACTTAATTATAGCAACATATTGTTTctccttttttaatttcatgACTTGTATTATGGTTTCAAGATCAAAGTGCAAAGGAAATATGGAGATCTGGCATAACATGACGAGTGTAGATCTTCAAAGTATTGATGTTTTTTCTGTCTATGAACTTGGTCACACTCCCAATTCAATTAATATTGGGCCAGCATAGGTCCAATGTCTTTTTAAAACGTGAAATTCTTCAGTAAAATACGAAAATTGTTACATGATACTACTAGTTCACTTACATGTAAAACTTTGATACTAGTGTATTTATTAACACAATTCATTAAATTATGATCTGTAATTGCTATGTATCCACATATTATAACAACATGAAATTTTACACACTAgtgcttttttttaattttttattttttaaaattttattttttttaatttttttttgttaattctcAAACAACAAATACATTAGAAAATGTAAGGTGTTAATGCGAGTCCtttcttatataaaaaaaaaaaacataatttaagGTGTCAATTTTAACTGGAGTAATAGTTTTGGAAATCAATAAGATTTTCTTGATTCGCTAAGCTTATTACCGCTAACCGGATATACAGGTTCTACATCCGATGTTTCAGGTGTTTATAGGGAAATCCATGCAAGTTATTAAGCAGAAGAACACTGCAAAAGATCAAAGATGCATGAGATCATCTTGTAGCTGTAGGGGTCATATTTGAAAATGATGATATCATAATTCTGGTGCTGAAAGGACTTCCTGCAGAATTCAACACTTTCCGCTGTGTCATAAGGGGCAGAGAAAATGGTATTTCTCTCAAAGATTTCAGGTCACTATAAAGGGTTTATTTGTCTCGACATGGTCACTCAAAGAACTTACATATCTAGGCATGTCTTGTTTAATAAAACTACTTTTCCATATGAAGCATTATTCCCTTCTTTATCAGTGTCAACATCTGAAAATTCACATGAGCATTCTCTAAATCCTACACCGGCATCCATATCATTACAAAATCAAGTTGTGTCCCCTGCATCTTATActccttcttcatcatctaCAACCACAGATTCTTTGAATTTGCATTCATCTAGTGCTTCAGATTCTTTGACTGCATCCAGAGCCTTAGAATCCTTGGATACACTTGCATCTAATGCCTTAGAGTTTCCTTCCCCTACATAGATCTTACATGTTAATTTTGACTCTTCTACACAGTATCCCATTCTTGTGGATCTTGATTTTCAACAAGAGAACCTGCAAGTTCTATTAAACATGCCTATGAATATTCACCCTATGCAAATAAGGTTCAAAAATGGTATATTCAAACGCAAGGCTCTTTCTGCCTCTCTAAGCTCCTCTCAGGCATCCATCACAAAACCAAAATCCTTCAAGGCAGCTTCCAATGTATTAGAATGACAATAGGCTGTGAAAGAAGAAATTAGTGATTTGCATACACAACAGACTTGGTCTCTGGTTTCGTTGCCACCTGACAAGAACCTCGTTGGCTGCAAATGGGTATATAGGATTAAAAAGGATGCCAATGGTTGTATTGCCCGATATAAGGCACATCTTGTTGCAAAAGGATATAGCTAGGAAGAATGAATTGACTACGGCGAGACTTTCAGTCATGTGGTGAAGCCTACTACCATAAGATTGATCCTTGCATTAGCTGCACATTTCAATTGGCCTTTCAGACAAATGGATGTCAAAGATGCCTTTTTACATGGCATTCTCCAAGAGGAAGTGTATATGGCACAACCTTCAGGATTTCAAAGTACAGCTCATCCTCCTCATTATGTTTGTAAGTTACAAAAGTCTCTATACGATCTTAAACAGGCCCCTAGAGCCTGGAATGATAGATTTACAAGTTTTTTACCTGGCTTAGGATTCAAAGCTTCCCAAGCTAATCCCTCCTTGTTTGTTCAACATTCATCCAAAGGCACTGTAGTCTTActcttatatgttgatgatgtgataCTTACTGGTAGTTCTGAGTTAGTCTCAGGTGTGATTACAGGTCTTACAgacaaatttgatatgaaaaacTTGGGGCAACTAAATTATTTCTTGGGGTTACAAATTAGTTATACAACAGGAGGGCTGTTTGTCTCACAAACAAAGTACATTACAGAGTTGGTTGCAAAAGTTGACTTTCAAGATTGTAAATCATGTGCTACACCTTGTTTACCATATCATCGATTACTTAAGAATGATGGCAAACCATTTCATAATCCTGAGCAGTACATAGGCATTGTTGGTGCCCTTCAGTATCTTACCTTTACAAGACCCGATATAGCATTCTCAGTGAATCAAGCCTGTCAGTTTATGCACAATCCTATGGAGTCTCATGTTATTGCAGTTAAACAGATCATACGATATCTCAAAGGAACCTCAAACTTTGGTATTCAGTTTCGGCCAGGACCAATCCATTTACAGTTCTatagtgatgcagattgggtCGGGGATCCCAATGATCACAGGTCTACTTCAGGTTTTGTTATATTTCTTGGTTCCAATCCGATTTCTTGGTCATCCAAGAAGCAACACACAGTTTCCAAGTCTTCCACAGAGGCTGAGTATAGAGCCTTAGCCATTACAATTGCAGAGTTGGCTTAGATTCGACAGTTGTTTTGTGATTTACATGTTCCTATTCAAAGTCTTCCACTGATCTATTGTGAAAACATCTCAGCAATTGCCCTTTCAACGAATCCCCTTTTTTCATGCCAAGTCTAAACACATTGAGATCGACTATCATTTTGTAAAGGAACAGGTCATTCGAGGAGATCTTCTAGTTTAACATGTCTCTTTTGCTGAACAATTAGCTGACATACTTACAAAAGGGTTGTCCGCTCCTTTGTTTCAACACCACTGTGCCAATCTCATGCTCAGTTCCCTTGAGCATCTGATTGAGGAGGGATATAAGGAtccaagtgaagaagaaaacaacTATCTAAGTGAAGAGAAGATCAAGGGTCAAACTAAATGACACTTGTCAATAGATTAAAGAGATAAGCTGTTAGAAGTAGTTAAAAGTTGTTAGAATTATAGTTGAGATAAGGAGGTGGAAGATTAGCAGCTAAGGAAAGTGAGAATATATAACTGAAATTGTAATCATAACAAGCTTAACAAGATATCAatacatttctctctctctttcgatctctctctcttcttcctctacatTCTGTGCAATTCCCAAGAACATATTCATTGAAGCTTTCTTAATGTTTACAAGGGTTTCGAAGCTCTTGAGCAATTTAGAagagaacaaaaaagaaagccATCCATTTACTAAAATGCCGATCAATAGAATTGCAATTGGAACGCCAAGATAGGCAAAGTCACCTTGATGCAATTCGGGCTGCGTTTGCTGAGTTTTTCTCCatgcttatttttgtttttgttggtgaAGGCTCTGGCATGGCTTTTAGTAAGTCCCCAATTTAACGATTTCTATGTAGATATTTTTCGAGTTCGGCTCACTTGGATTGACATATTATacattgttgatttttttttttttttttttttgaaaagatatgatagtttgtttcatttcATCCATGTGGTAAAACCCAAGTGTTGCATAAGAGTTCTCAATGCCTTAGACTACATTCTTCTACAAGCAAATCAATAATAACAATTGGAGGGGAGGTATCCATTCACAACTTTGGCTCAAAGTTAGCCCAATTCGTGCAAGTCGGTGGGCTATAGAGTTTGCTTTGCGGCTAGTATGGGTCATAGTAACTTCAGTGATTGAAAGGAGCAACATCTTGATGTCTTCCACAATTTGACCAACTGATGACAAATTGAGGGAAGAATCACGTAGCGCCTCCACAATTTGAAGTGAATCAGTCTCAAGAACTAATTTTTGAATACCCCTATGCACTGCCCAAATCAAACTCTCTCTGAAGGCCATAGCATCTGCTTGAATATGAGAGAAAACATCCTCAAAATTTCCACATTTCGCAACCATGAAAAAACCCTGATCTTCCCTAATAATAGCCTTAAATCCTACCATCTTTTTATCGTCACTCCAGGAACCGTCAATGTTTATCCTGAGGTGCCTTATAGGTAGAGTGAGCCAACGATCTATGGTATGAACTCTTGGACGACATGGGGCTGAAGTGCCACTATTGAATTGTTCTCGAGACACAAACATTAGGAGGATCACACTTCCCTTGCCACAACTTCGTATTTCTCGCTCCCCACAATGTCCAACAAATCATGAGGACCATAGCGAAGCTAGATCCTAGGATTAGCCCAACCATTTCATCCAGCCAAGATAAGAAAGATGAATGGTATCTATCTCATTGGAACCCCCACGGTGGGAGACATCCATGTACACCTTGCATATGGACATTTTACCATTAGGTGGATGGTCGATTCCCTTAGTGAGTTACACAGTACACATCCATGTACACCTTGCATATGGACATTTTACCATTAGGTGGATGGTCGATTCCCTTAGTGAGTTACACAGTACACATTCCAAGTCACCCCCCAAATGGCATTTTGTCAAATTGACCAGAGTAAGGACTAGCTTATTTGCCAGTTTCCACACACAAACTTTGACCTTTGGTGGGACTTTTGCATTCCACAATTTCGACCATAGAGAACGTGAATTGGAGTTGGATGATGAGGCCCCATCATTTGTAGGTTGCATCTGAAAAACCGTTTTCTTCACTTCTTCTTCAGATATACTCATATCCAGACATCTGTTCATTTCTGTGGTTATCCTTCACTTTACAGCCTTGATAATCTTAAAGTCCTCCAAATTCCCTATAGAAGCAAAGATGTTCTGGAAGTAATTGATTATGGTCTTTTCTATCCTTGCCTCATTACAAAACCAATCCCCGTTTGCGTTTTTTATCTTCTTAATCGAGTTTTTTGCATTTTTGTGTTTTGCCATTTGATGGAAGAACCACGTATTGCAGTCTCCAGCCTTGATCCATAGGGCCCGCGACCTTTGTCTCCAATACTTTTCCTTCTGCCCAAGTAATTGGTCCATTCTCTGTAATAAAGATTCACGTTCAACTATTGCCTCTTCTGTCAGTGGCTGGCCCAAGATGAATACATTTTGTTGCCATTCAATAGTCGTCTATATTTGTTAGTCTCTTCTTGTTGTGGTAATATATGATAGAGGTTAACATGATATATATGCTTTGTTCATTTCTTAAAAATTTACGTTTATAGTTTCCATAGTTGCCTCGTCTACTTTCGCTAACCTCTTTTTGTGAGTGTGTAATATGTGACGGGAAAACTCTAGCTTGATATACATTGTTTAATTAAGATTTCCGAGTGGTGTTATTGATATCTTTTTCTAATTCAATTGAATAATGAGGGGAAGTTTAAATAATgaggtgtgctatccacacaccattttttacttctcacacaccgcttgttaatttatgtcttttgatcttctttaattcatccgatctgatggccgaaaattagaagggtgtgtgagaagtaaaaaagggtgtgtagatatcacacccctaaataATTTTGGCAGACAAGCTTACTAGCAATGCTTCAACCAACACTGTCGGGGCTCATAGCTACCTCATTAGCCCATGCATTTGCACCTTTTGTGGCGGTCTCAGTGGGTGCAAATATTTCTGGGGGTCACGTAAAACCAGCTGTCACATTTGGTGCATTCATTGGTGGAAACATAACACCCTTGAGGGGTAATTTGTAGTGGATTGCACAATTGTTGGGATCAGTTGTTGCTTGCTTGCTGTTCAAGTTTGCCACTGGTGGATGGGTAAGTTCTAAGGAGCTTATTGGTCAATACTTAATAGTTAATTGATTTTACGAGATGTGTTAGCAACTATCGTCCAGGCACGCGCAGATAACTCTAGATAACTGTCAATCATTGATGCAATATGAGATTTACATGCTTCAACGGTTGCTGGTGAACGACTGTTGCATTTCTTTTGATTGTACGCATATCCGACTTGATATTTTTGTTGATGAATTACCCGACTGCCTGTTTGAGATTGTGATGACCTTCGGCTTGGTTTACACAGTGTATGCCACATCAGTGGATCCAACGAAGGGGAAGGTAGGGATATTAGCAGCAATTGCAATTGTTGGTGCCAACATTTAGGTTGGGGTGCGTTTGATGGTGCATCCATGAACCCAGCAGTGTCGTTTGGGCCTACCATGGTTAGTTAGCCATGGACTCACCACTAGGTCTATTGGGCTGGCCCCCTAATTGCTACTGCCATCGCAGCTCTTGTCTATAACAACATCTTCATCTTGTAATGGGACCCATGAACAGGGTCCCAATGACTTTTAAAAACTAGTCCATGCTAGCTTGATTAAGATGGATGCAATTGTTCAACTAAAGGCCTCTTGGGGCATAAATAGAATTTCATGTAATTTTGGGGGGgcttaaatcaaatttcatgtattttttgttgtagggtttgttatttttcattttatgttgTAAGTGGGAGTAGTGCTAGTTAGTTGTTGTGGTCAAATCGTTTTATATAGTGGAATTACCTTGTTTGCTTTGTGATCTTCTTGTTCAGGTTCATTTGCTATCATTTTTAGAAGAGGAGGAGGGGGGAATTAGGGTCTGGCTGATTGAAGCAAATCAtgtgaaaaagagaaaaaaaaaagtgtcaaaTCTAGAAACTTTCATATGTAGAGGGCTACAAACTTCAAATATATGTATGAatacatttctttttcttttttttttctagacaGTATTCTAAATTATTCCAATAAACATAAACGGATTAAAACTTAGTGTAAAAAGCAGACATGCTATTTTAACTAACTACTGTTTTGGACAAGACGATATCCTTAGTAACTATAATATATAGAGAGAATTCAAACTTCGTGTTATAGCACATACACATTGCACTGACAAATTGATTCTATCCCTATTTACTATACGCACAtgcttttaaattatttatacgTACATAGAGTCGATCACATAACTAACAAGAAAGCATCATGTATAAGCGTATTATACTCTTTTCTCAGTCTTGATGCTGCTAATTATCAGTGGCTCCACTGTAACTAGATCTCTTATATGCTCTGCCAAAGTGGTTTCATCATCTTCAGTGGTAAACCCCACCAACTTTATCACTTTCAGATGGGCCAATTTTGTTTGGCCATTGACTTTCTTCCACGGTGGAGCTGTCCATGCCATGCAGTAGCTTTTAGGATCATTCTGCATTATACGGTCAAACACGAGATTCAAAAAAAGAGGAGccatatttgaaattttggaacTCAGATAGTGACTGAAATTGCAATATAAAAATCCTTTCAACAACATTACTTCACTTTATTATACAAGTTGGGCTTTatcttcaaatgaaaaaaacaaaagggcaTTGATAAGACATACGTTTTTATTTGACCACGTACAAAATTACTTGTAAAGTTTTGAGTGAAAGAAACTTACAGTTACATAGAGTTGCTCCAAAGCTGGACATAATTTAATGAAGGATATTAGACGATCGATGCTGAATCTTTCTTCCCAGTTATCAATCCACCATAGCTCTTTCAGCTTGTAGAATATGAAGTTTGCTTGTAGAGGCAAAAGGGATGGCCAGATCAGTGTctgcaaaaacattttcaaacttTAAAAACAGATGTGCATCATTATTGTTGAAACATcgataaaaaaacattttggtaaattttttttagaacaacGTTTCCACCATATTATCGTTGATATATCATGCAgtcattatttaaaaattagttatgattattttgtgtgcttaatatagcTTAATAGTTCGCAGCCATGACTAGAAAATGCAAAAATTACTAAAACGCACCTGGAAAGTCCATTTGCATAGAGTGAGAACTTGAGCATTTTTAATGGTTAACAACATAGGATCAAAGTCGCTACTTTTGAATCCGCCGTAGCCAGGGCCTTGCCTGAAATCAAGCATGGCGTCTGCCAAGTTAAAATGATGTTCCGTCCAAATATGAGGGAGAAAACCGCGGTATCGAAAAGATCGAAGTTTGGAAGTTTTGAGGTGGAGAGACTTGAGATTCTGGCAGTCAAAGATGGTCAAGCTAAGTAGCCTTGGACTGGACTCGATATGCAAAGATTGTAACTCCTCACATTCAATGATCTTCAAGTTTTCGAGAAATTCGAAACACGGAATCATAGAAGAAACTGCTTCATTTCCAAAAGAGCTCACTGATTTTAGGTAAAGAAATTTGACAAAGAAAGTAGAGGGAGAAGGCTGGTGAGAAACTAGGGTTTGGTCCCTTTGGTGATTCAGCTTCAAGTGCCAGCCAAAATGCCTTGGAGTTTCCCGATTCTCTGTCGAAAACTCCAGACGGAGTTTATTGTTGGGTGAAACTGTAGCCAAAAGGAGATCACCAAGTTTGCCGAAGTGCAGTTGCAGCTTTCTGGGATGCCCTAAGGGATCATGCTGGTTAAAGTGAGAGACAAATTCAAAAACTGCATCAGCTGCATCATCATCTGTAGTGATCTGCTTCGCTAAAGTTGTATTCCATAGGCTTCTCCACATACTTGAGATTAAACTGGTTTCTAATGCAGATTCTGAAGGGAGAAAAGAAATAATTCTgcaaatgatttcatttggtaATTTGCCAAACAAATCATCTGCTATTTCCTTCTCCATACCTCTAGCTATTCGACTAAGTTTACTACAAGCCTAGAAAAGATGACAACAAGATCGCTTTATAGTATTGATGCCATGAAGGGTAGGTTCTTCGCTTCACCATATTTTGCCCACTTGAATGGGAAAAGTGTCCTCAACTTAGTTAGGACCACTTAAATGGTTTTGACTATACCTATTTATCAGATAGAATGCTACTAAATATTCATTGGGTACCAAGAATTTAAAAGCATATATAGATTCTGATTTTAATTAGCAATATGTATACATTAGTTGGTAAGctcataattaaatattatggGGCATTCCCAGTCATGGCGCAGCCATCTACGTAGATCAGAGCCATTTAAAAAGTCATTCCTACATTAGCAccttaatatataattatatataatagaaagctttttaatttaatttgccAATTATCTCTACAACAGTACGAATTTGACGCACATCAGGATATACTATTTTTTTCAAAGTGAGACCCAAGGCACATTTTGTTAGCCTTAACTTGCCGACTCTTACATGTTAGATATAGTTTCTtgcattaaaataaaacaaaaaaccttatTGAATGTAATGTTCTTGAATTGGTTTTCTAAAGCTTAAAAAACGAGGATTAAAATAACCATATTCGGAATTTCACACTCAATTGGAGTATAAGATTTATGGACCTCGTTAATGATATAGACATGTCCGGCACAACTAACGGTTCGATTGAGGTTTTGTAAGAGTTCATCCATTTGTTTGAGGTTTTAGTAATACTCGATTGAGCAAAGCAACCTACACAGCATCCCATCAAACAAGATAGCTATGTGTACACCTAACAGTTTGTATACTTCGTACTAGGTAACTAACTAACTGTCAAATTACATATAAAAGCATCCCATAAAAGACAGTTTTGTTTAGATAGTCTGTTTAAGATTTCAGGACAGTATGTTACCTTGCCGTTGTTAAGAACGATTTGTTATGGTTTCGAGCACCCGGAgaaatttcatcataaaattgTAGAATTataattttgagtagaaatgtGAAGAAAGTTGGACCTGATAAGTTCTAAAAAGTCTATTTTGCCACACACATGtttattgacaaattttttttaaatttagtttgttATCATTCTTCATTGAAATCTGTTTCTTTTAGGAACCTCAACGGTACAATAAGACGTTATTGTTGTTGAGAAACTAAAATTCGAAGAAGACAAAACCTGACCTTACAAAAGAGCGCCATCAATAATGTATGTAGAAcccaataaaaatttgaagcaaACTATATGACTTCGATTGCCGAAATTGAAACCACGACTGCTTGAAGAGAAAGAATCGCAAAACTAAAATAGCTCTATGATTGCTTACAGTATCATTTGAATGCCAACAGTGAGAGTGagacattaattaatatatccTTACAATAATATTGTCTAAAATTTCAATATCAATATATATAAACCGCCACGAAACCTATGACCCAAGTTTGTACTAAACTACGTGATCACAAAGAAGATCCCTTACCTGCATTAGCCGTCGTATGAGTGTTGATCTTAATAAACAATAACCCACGCGTTACGCATGTATTTTCTTTTGcccaaaaccacaagaaaatgTTACTGACGTCATAGAAAGTTTTTCTAGAACTTTTTCTAGATTTGTCAAAAGATACAAATAAGAGCAGTGATAGGAAGTTTTCAGAGAATAATGGCACCCTAAAATGATTGTCGTTGAAACATGTAGAAAGATGAATAGGtccatttatttatatatttattttattttattaattaatatttatttattaaaagatatACTTATATATGTTCCTCAACAAAGaaactaaagaaagaaaaagtacaaaataattatattagagtgctaataacaatcgTTCCTTGATTTTGAGTTGACTCTAATTGATACGGAGTTCCAATAGACAAAGCAACTCGTGAATTCAGGCCGATGGAAGCATACAAGTAGATTCCTTCACTTCTTTTATAACATGTGAGATACCCTATTGAATATCGAGCACTTGAAAAAATTTCTTTAACATTTGGGGGGATGGTGCATTCCTGATCCTTGCACTGTCGTTTGGGCCTTCTGTTGGTCCATTGGTCATGAGCTCACCATTTGGTTTATTGGCCCGCTTCCCAACAATGATTAGTACATGGTTGATTAAGATTTAGTGGGGAAATATGGGATGCAATTGTTCAACTGAGGTCTCTTGGGGTTTCAAACTTATATGAAATGACATATATTGTCTTGACCGATTAATCTAACTCATATTTATTGCATGCGCATgttttaaaatcatttgaaaaaGACACCAAGTtagatcaattaaaattaagtggGTTTCTAATGAAGATTctgaagagagaaaagaaattattttgCAAATGATCTCATTTGGTAATTTTCCAAACAAATCATCTACTTTTTCTATCACCATATTTAAATTTGACTAGTTTTAGCAGAAACCAAAAATGACTAGAACTTGTACTACAATCGTACTTGTTAATTCTTGCACCTAAAAGAGTTTTATATTCCTTGATGTCTAGGTTGTTGCTCCCGCGGGGGCGGGGGGTGGGGGTTGGGGGTTGGAGAccttctttatcgttttcagTCCAATTATTAGAAAAATTGCATTCAAATATTAGGACCAGATCCATGATATTGATCACCATAGTTATACGTCAAACAGAATACTAAAAATTTATTTGTAAGGATAAGGAAGACTTGAAAATATAGATAGATTTGGGTTTTAACAATAAGTTTAGTTGGAAAAATCATAACCTTCAatattaaggtttttttttttaaatggttttcaaaaactTAACATCATACACTCTCAACACGTACTCTAACAGATGACAATGCTTAACCCTAATACATGGTGTTGGGTGATTTGA contains the following coding sequences:
- the LOC137735714 gene encoding F-box protein At2g39490-like, whose amino-acid sequence is MEKEIADDLFGKLPNEIICRIISFLPSESALETSLISSMWRSLWNTTLAKQITTDDDAADAVFEFVSHFNQHDPLGHPRKLQLHFGKLGDLLLATVSPNNKLRLEFSTENRETPRHFGWHLKLNHQRDQTLVSHQPSPSTFFVKFLYLKSVSSFGNEAVSSMIPCFEFLENLKIIECEELQSLHIESSPRLLSLTIFDCQNLKSLHLKTSKLRSFRYRGFLPHIWTEHHFNLADAMLDFRQGPGYGGFKSSDFDPMLLTIKNAQVLTLCKWTFQTLIWPSLLPLQANFIFYKLKELWWIDNWEERFSIDRLISFIKLCPALEQLYVTNDPKSYCMAWTAPPWKKVNGQTKLAHLKVIKLVGFTTEDDETTLAEHIRDLVTVEPLIISSIKTEKRV
- the LOC137734425 gene encoding uncharacterized mitochondrial protein AtMg00810-like, with the protein product MDVKDAFLHGILQEEVYMAQPSGFQSTAHPPHYVCKLQKSLYDLKQAPRAWNDRFTSFLPGLGFKASQANPSLFVQHSSKGTVVLLLYVDDVILTGSSELVSGVITGLTDKFDMKNLGQLNYFLGLQISYTTGGLFVSQTKYITELVAKVDFQDCKSCATPCLPYHRLLKNDGKPFHNPEQYIGIVGALQYLTFTRPDIAFSVNQACQFMHNPMESHVIAVKQIIRYLKGTSNFGIQFRPGPIHLQFYSDADWVGDPNDHRSTSGFVIFLGSNPISWSSKKQHTVSKSSTEAEYRALAITIAELA